In one window of Nakamurella sp. PAMC28650 DNA:
- a CDS encoding sigma-70 family RNA polymerase sigma factor, giving the protein MASPVISQRTGQDPSPAGSSRTGSSPTSGRSSGQARSTEAGTADADRAVLVAVAGGDRTAFAALYRQFSGSVYRMVHSVIRDPAQAEEISQEVFLAIWREAHRFDPDRGTVAGYVSMLAHAKAVDRVRSAQAARRRDEKYIVKNVDRNEHHDPVLERMLLRDESVQIRVALGVLTAYQREAIELYYFDRRTYLQVAELLGVSTAAVKARVRGAVVQLRNRMVAMEQECA; this is encoded by the coding sequence ATGGCATCGCCCGTGATCAGCCAGCGGACAGGGCAAGATCCCAGCCCTGCCGGATCCAGCCGCACCGGATCCAGCCCCACCTCGGGCCGCAGCAGCGGCCAGGCCCGGAGCACGGAAGCCGGCACGGCCGATGCAGACCGCGCGGTCCTGGTCGCGGTCGCCGGCGGCGATCGAACCGCTTTCGCCGCGCTCTACCGCCAGTTCTCCGGCAGCGTGTACCGGATGGTCCACTCGGTCATCCGGGATCCCGCCCAGGCGGAGGAGATCAGCCAGGAGGTGTTCCTGGCGATCTGGCGCGAGGCTCACCGTTTCGACCCCGACCGGGGCACCGTCGCCGGCTACGTCTCGATGCTCGCGCACGCCAAGGCCGTCGATCGGGTGCGTTCGGCACAGGCCGCCCGCCGGCGCGACGAGAAGTACATCGTCAAGAACGTCGACCGCAACGAGCACCACGATCCGGTGCTGGAACGAATGCTGCTCCGTGACGAGAGCGTGCAGATCCGGGTCGCCCTGGGCGTGTTGACCGCGTATCAGCGGGAGGCGATCGAGCTGTACTACTTCGATCGGCGCACCTATCTGCAGGTCGCCGAACTGCTGGGTGTCTCCACCGCCGCCGTCAAGGCGAGGGTGCGCGGCGCGGTCGTCCAACTGCGGAACCGGATGGTCGCGATGGAACAGGAATGCGCCTGA
- a CDS encoding HAD family hydrolase, with protein MNASVVPRRSLIFDADDTLWQNNVLFERVVEDYLDWLAHPTLDRDAIRLVLTDVEAANAKTNGYGARAFLGNLAQTFELLHARPVTQRQREEIEMLAVALLRHDIELMPGVAEVLAALGTRHDLYLLTKGALDEQQRKVAASGLAHHFRSVHIVPEKDAAVYLAVTAEHGLDAADTWMIGNSPKSDILPARAAGLNAVFIPHASTWVLEHAEIPDDDRVLRLPSFTALLEHF; from the coding sequence ATGAATGCGAGCGTTGTCCCGCGCCGGTCCCTGATCTTCGATGCCGACGACACGCTCTGGCAGAACAACGTGCTGTTCGAGCGGGTGGTCGAGGACTACCTGGACTGGCTGGCCCATCCGACGCTGGACCGGGACGCGATCCGCCTGGTCCTGACGGATGTGGAAGCGGCGAACGCGAAGACCAACGGCTATGGCGCACGAGCCTTCCTGGGTAACCTGGCGCAGACCTTCGAGCTGTTGCACGCCCGGCCGGTGACGCAGCGGCAGCGCGAGGAGATCGAGATGTTGGCGGTGGCGTTGCTCCGGCACGACATCGAACTGATGCCGGGAGTGGCGGAGGTCCTTGCCGCTCTCGGCACCCGTCACGACCTCTACCTGCTGACCAAGGGGGCGCTCGACGAGCAGCAGCGCAAGGTGGCGGCGTCCGGGCTGGCACACCACTTCAGGTCGGTGCACATCGTTCCCGAGAAGGACGCTGCCGTTTATCTGGCGGTCACCGCCGAGCACGGGCTGGATGCCGCCGACACGTGGATGATCGGCAACTCCCCGAAATCGGACATCCTGCCTGCGCGGGCTGCCGGCCTGAACGCCGTGTTCATCCCGCACGCCAGCACCTGGGTACTCGAGCACGCCGAGATTCCTGACGACGACCGGGTCCTACGGCTACCGTCGTTCACCGCGCTGCTCGAGCACTTCTGA
- a CDS encoding MATE family efflux transporter has protein sequence MAEVSTGRIVSLAASAFVVLAAEPLFLLVDTAVVGHLGQIPLAGLGAASTLMTLLALVGTSLEYGTTGRAARFFGAGRRDAAVNEGVQASWLALLIGVAVVLIGQLVVDPLTELIVGGPGAVSDAAEAWLRIAILGLPGVLLVLAGNGWMRGVQDTRTPVRIVVLANMLSAIASPLLVYSVGLGLQGSAIANVGAQWVGGTLCVRALRREHVPVRPQWKVMGRQLVVSRDLVLRASAFQASYMTAAGVAGRMGAAQLAAHQIGMQLWNLTALLLDSFAIAAQSLVGASLGSGDAAAAKSTAWRVSRYGLVAGLIFGAIAAAGWYVIPLAFSSDPGVQHQAHLLWPWLVGMMPVGGILFALDGVLIGAGDNAFLRTVTLLSALLGYIPLALCALAFGWGLGGVWAGLATFIVLRFVGMAWRTGSGRWLVVGESRV, from the coding sequence GTGGCCGAGGTGTCGACCGGCCGGATCGTGTCCCTGGCCGCCTCGGCCTTCGTGGTGCTCGCCGCCGAACCGTTGTTCCTGCTGGTGGACACCGCCGTGGTCGGGCATCTCGGGCAGATCCCGTTGGCCGGACTGGGTGCGGCCAGCACGCTGATGACGCTGCTGGCCCTGGTCGGGACCTCGTTGGAGTACGGGACGACCGGGCGAGCCGCACGGTTCTTCGGCGCCGGGCGACGGGATGCGGCCGTCAACGAGGGCGTGCAGGCCTCCTGGCTGGCCCTGCTCATCGGCGTGGCGGTGGTGCTGATCGGCCAACTGGTCGTCGATCCGCTCACCGAGTTGATCGTCGGGGGCCCCGGCGCGGTGTCGGATGCCGCCGAAGCCTGGCTGCGCATCGCGATCCTCGGGTTGCCCGGTGTCCTGCTGGTGCTGGCGGGCAACGGATGGATGCGGGGCGTGCAGGACACCAGGACGCCGGTGCGCATCGTGGTGCTCGCGAACATGTTGTCCGCCATCGCTTCTCCGCTACTGGTGTATTCCGTCGGCCTCGGTCTCCAGGGTTCGGCGATCGCGAACGTCGGCGCGCAGTGGGTCGGCGGGACGTTGTGCGTACGGGCGCTGCGACGCGAGCACGTACCGGTTCGCCCGCAGTGGAAGGTGATGGGGCGGCAGTTGGTCGTCAGTCGTGATCTGGTCCTGCGGGCCAGTGCCTTCCAGGCCTCGTACATGACGGCCGCCGGCGTCGCGGGCCGGATGGGGGCGGCGCAGTTGGCCGCGCACCAGATCGGCATGCAGCTCTGGAATCTCACCGCGCTGCTGCTGGACTCGTTCGCGATCGCCGCCCAGTCGCTGGTCGGTGCCTCGCTCGGCAGCGGCGATGCGGCCGCCGCGAAGAGCACGGCCTGGCGGGTGAGCCGGTACGGGCTCGTGGCCGGATTGATCTTCGGGGCCATCGCGGCAGCGGGCTGGTACGTCATTCCGCTGGCTTTCAGCTCCGACCCCGGAGTGCAGCACCAGGCGCATCTCCTGTGGCCGTGGCTGGTCGGCATGATGCCGGTCGGCGGGATCCTGTTCGCCCTCGACGGCGTGCTGATCGGAGCCGGCGATAACGCGTTCCTGCGTACCGTCACCCTGCTGTCGGCGTTGCTCGGCTACATCCCCCTGGCGCTGTGCGCGCTCGCTTTCGGGTGGGGACTGGGCGGTGTGTGGGCCGGCCTGGCCACCTTCATCGTCCTGCGGTTCGTCGGCATGGCCTGGCGGACCGGGAGCGGGAGGTGGCTGGTGGTCGGGGAGTCGCGCGTCTGA
- a CDS encoding cation diffusion facilitator family transporter: MTDTASPGRSPSRLPIPASGQKGESLTTVIVAFAANLLVALAKSVAAFMTGSASLVAEAAHSWADAGNEIFLLIADKRSKIPADDDHPLGYGREAYVWPLFAALGLFAAGSAVSVTHGITELLDPSPAEDFTIGYIVLAIAFVLEGLSLLQSARQARVEAETLDRDPLEHILATSDPTLRAVFAEDSAALIGLVIAAAGLGAHQITGSSAPDAIASILIGVLLGIVALILINRNRRFLVGELADPRVRTATIKALMAMPEVARVTYIRLEIVGPRQVSLIADVDLSGDDKESRLAVRLRDLEARLSRSTPALVGVVLSLSAPDEPTLA; this comes from the coding sequence ATGACCGACACCGCCTCGCCGGGGCGATCACCCTCCCGGCTTCCCATTCCGGCCAGCGGCCAGAAGGGGGAGAGCCTGACGACGGTGATCGTCGCCTTTGCCGCCAACCTGCTCGTCGCCCTGGCGAAATCGGTCGCCGCATTCATGACCGGCTCCGCGTCGCTGGTGGCCGAGGCCGCCCACTCGTGGGCGGACGCCGGGAACGAGATCTTCCTGCTGATCGCCGACAAGCGTTCCAAGATCCCGGCCGACGACGACCATCCCCTTGGCTACGGCCGCGAGGCCTACGTCTGGCCGCTGTTCGCCGCGCTCGGCCTGTTCGCCGCCGGCTCCGCGGTGTCGGTCACCCACGGGATCACCGAACTGCTCGATCCATCCCCGGCCGAGGACTTCACCATCGGCTACATCGTGCTGGCCATCGCGTTCGTGCTGGAGGGCCTCTCGCTCCTCCAGTCGGCCAGGCAGGCGCGCGTCGAAGCCGAAACGCTGGATCGAGACCCGCTGGAACACATCCTGGCCACGTCGGATCCGACCCTGCGGGCCGTCTTCGCGGAGGACTCCGCGGCACTGATCGGGCTCGTCATCGCCGCGGCCGGTCTCGGCGCGCACCAGATCACCGGATCGTCCGCGCCGGATGCGATCGCGTCGATCCTGATCGGTGTGCTGCTGGGAATCGTCGCGCTCATCCTGATCAATCGCAACCGTAGGTTCCTGGTCGGCGAACTGGCCGACCCGAGGGTGCGCACCGCCACCATCAAAGCCCTGATGGCGATGCCGGAAGTGGCCAGGGTGACCTACATCCGCCTGGAGATCGTCGGGCCGCGGCAGGTCAGCCTGATCGCAGACGTCGACCTCAGCGGCGACGACAAGGAGTCCAGACTGGCCGTCCGGCTGCGGGATCTGGAGGCGAGGCTGTCCCGGTCGACACCGGCCCTGGTGGGCGTCGTCCTCAGCCTCTCCGCCCCCGACGAGCCCACGCTTGCCTGA
- a CDS encoding aldose epimerase family protein, with product MSVDAELSSSSLSVGVLGYGARLSYIRTPSRHGVWADVAMGFDDPTAWRADQTYQGATIGRYANRINRGSFELDGRQFTVPMNETRTALHGGTTGFESFEWEVEPVVQTAHESSVTLRRTSPDGEMGFPGNLDVSVVFSVSGTDLTVDYRAITDAPTPINLTNHVYLNLAGVPGSVAEHELTVFADRFAEVDPDSVPTGQILELAGTPLDFRSPAPIGGRWRASHPQMLLVRGYDHAYLLDGAGGEFDGLRLAARAVEHGSGRCLELFTDQPAVQFYTGNSLDGSIVTRDGATLRQGDAFCLEPQHLPDSINHAHFPSTVLRPGAEYRNRTIYRFTAS from the coding sequence TTGTCTGTCGATGCCGAACTGTCCAGCTCCAGCCTGTCGGTGGGGGTCCTGGGTTACGGGGCCCGCCTGTCCTACATCCGCACACCGAGCCGCCACGGCGTCTGGGCCGATGTGGCGATGGGCTTCGACGACCCGACCGCCTGGCGCGCGGACCAGACCTACCAGGGTGCGACGATCGGGAGGTACGCGAACCGGATCAACCGGGGTTCCTTCGAGTTGGACGGCCGGCAGTTCACCGTGCCGATGAACGAGACGCGGACGGCTCTGCACGGCGGGACGACAGGATTCGAGTCGTTCGAATGGGAGGTCGAGCCGGTCGTCCAGACCGCACACGAGAGCAGCGTCACGCTGCGCCGCACCTCGCCGGACGGAGAGATGGGGTTCCCGGGCAACCTCGACGTGAGCGTGGTGTTCAGCGTCAGCGGCACCGATCTGACCGTGGACTACCGGGCCATCACCGATGCCCCCACCCCGATCAATCTAACGAACCACGTGTACCTCAACCTGGCGGGCGTTCCGGGATCGGTCGCCGAGCACGAGTTGACGGTGTTCGCCGATCGCTTCGCCGAGGTCGACCCCGACTCCGTCCCGACGGGCCAGATCCTCGAGCTCGCCGGGACTCCGCTGGACTTCCGCTCGCCGGCTCCGATCGGCGGCAGGTGGCGGGCGTCGCACCCACAGATGCTGCTGGTCCGCGGGTACGACCACGCCTACCTGCTGGACGGGGCCGGCGGCGAGTTCGATGGCCTCCGGCTGGCCGCCCGGGCCGTCGAGCACGGGAGCGGCCGGTGCCTGGAGCTCTTCACCGACCAGCCTGCGGTGCAGTTCTACACCGGGAACTCATTGGACGGATCCATCGTGACCAGGGACGGAGCGACTCTCCGCCAGGGTGACGCCTTCTGCCTGGAACCCCAGCATCTGCCCGACTCGATCAATCACGCCCATTTCCCGAGCACCGTCCTGCGGCCGGGCGCCGAGTACCGCAACCGGACGATCTACCGGTTCACCGCGAGCTGA
- a CDS encoding response regulator transcription factor → MNEGDLRLVVVDDQASIREALAMMLDMTPGLSVVATAADGLEAVAMAAEHRPDVVLMDLRMPKMDGIAATGQITARFPEIAVVVLTTFEDDASIIAALGAGARGYLTKQAGREDIARAARAAAAGQAVLDPAVQARLVAAAVGGLAPGGGSVDPAGAGSDVRPRTLPDGLSAREGEVLALIAAGRSNKEIAVGLFVSEATVKTHVNNIFAKLAVRDRAQAVHYAFTHGLV, encoded by the coding sequence ATGAACGAGGGCGATCTGCGCCTGGTGGTGGTCGACGACCAGGCCTCCATCCGGGAGGCGCTCGCGATGATGCTGGACATGACGCCCGGCCTCAGCGTCGTGGCCACCGCGGCCGACGGACTGGAGGCCGTCGCCATGGCGGCCGAACACCGCCCGGACGTGGTCCTGATGGATCTGCGGATGCCGAAGATGGACGGTATCGCCGCGACCGGTCAGATCACCGCGCGCTTCCCGGAGATCGCCGTCGTCGTGCTGACCACCTTCGAGGACGACGCGTCGATCATCGCTGCGCTCGGGGCCGGGGCCCGCGGCTACCTGACGAAACAGGCCGGCCGGGAGGACATCGCCCGGGCAGCCAGAGCCGCGGCCGCCGGTCAGGCCGTTCTCGATCCGGCGGTCCAGGCCCGGCTGGTGGCGGCCGCTGTCGGTGGCCTGGCACCCGGTGGCGGATCCGTCGATCCGGCCGGTGCCGGGTCCGACGTCCGGCCCAGAACACTGCCGGACGGGCTGTCGGCGCGCGAGGGCGAGGTGCTCGCCCTGATCGCGGCCGGCCGCTCCAACAAGGAGATCGCCGTGGGCCTGTTCGTCAGCGAGGCCACCGTGAAGACGCACGTCAACAACATCTTCGCCAAGCTTGCCGTCCGCGACCGGGCCCAGGCCGTCCACTACGCCTTCACCCACGGCCTGGTCTGA
- a CDS encoding sensor histidine kinase has protein sequence MTASGARELPQTAIRFRDQRVQVGMSVLAVVLSWIWLRPLGIDGLDGLVLALLLVNSIFVLGRHLPNGLVPPAWDVPLLCCWALTASALLSLRSLGLASAFAYFVAGHAGYRLRVGPAAAVATLDAGLSAGFLAIAHARGIPASPWVVGLTVALPVFLGMANRSRDAAVASTLEAARSAQRAAESEAREQALAERARISRDIHDVLAHSLSGVSMQLELSEMLLDGGDPDRAREAIGRAHSMVREGMVEARRAVGALRAEVLPLAQTLQAQFWGAGDVTVVGAPTELSTEATQTLIRAAQEALTNARRHAPGGALQVRLDYRPHEVELVVDNGPTPAGRPSAQSLAGSGMGLVGMRERAALLGGRVDAGPILDGPLAGGWRVLVGVPAEPGPASVRRQYRQLDSRKRTS, from the coding sequence ATGACGGCGTCCGGAGCTCGCGAGTTGCCGCAGACCGCCATCAGGTTCAGGGACCAGCGGGTGCAGGTGGGGATGTCGGTCCTGGCCGTCGTGCTGAGCTGGATCTGGTTGCGGCCGCTGGGCATCGATGGCCTCGACGGTCTGGTCCTGGCCCTGCTGCTGGTCAATTCCATCTTCGTCCTCGGTCGGCACCTGCCGAACGGCCTGGTGCCGCCGGCCTGGGACGTGCCGCTCCTGTGTTGCTGGGCGTTGACCGCGTCCGCCCTGCTCTCCCTCCGCTCGTTGGGCCTGGCGTCGGCCTTCGCCTACTTCGTCGCCGGCCACGCCGGATATCGGCTGCGGGTCGGGCCCGCTGCGGCGGTCGCAACGCTGGACGCGGGCCTGTCGGCGGGGTTCCTGGCGATCGCCCACGCCAGGGGAATACCGGCCTCGCCATGGGTGGTCGGCCTCACCGTCGCCCTCCCGGTGTTCCTCGGCATGGCCAACCGGAGCCGGGATGCGGCCGTCGCCAGCACGCTCGAAGCGGCGCGGTCGGCCCAGCGCGCCGCCGAGTCCGAGGCCAGGGAACAGGCGCTGGCCGAGCGCGCCCGCATCTCCCGCGACATCCACGACGTGCTGGCCCACTCACTCTCCGGCGTGAGCATGCAACTGGAACTCAGCGAGATGCTGCTGGACGGCGGAGATCCGGACCGTGCCCGCGAGGCCATCGGCCGGGCGCACAGCATGGTCCGCGAGGGGATGGTCGAAGCCCGTCGGGCCGTGGGCGCACTGCGCGCCGAGGTGCTCCCGCTGGCCCAGACCCTGCAGGCCCAGTTCTGGGGCGCCGGAGATGTGACGGTGGTGGGCGCCCCGACCGAACTCTCGACCGAGGCGACCCAGACGCTGATCAGAGCGGCACAGGAGGCACTGACGAACGCCAGGCGGCACGCGCCCGGCGGTGCTCTGCAGGTCCGTCTGGACTACCGGCCCCACGAGGTGGAACTGGTGGTGGACAACGGGCCCACCCCTGCGGGTCGTCCGAGTGCACAGAGCCTGGCAGGCTCTGGGATGGGGCTCGTCGGAATGCGCGAGCGGGCTGCCCTTCTCGGCGGCCGCGTCGACGCCGGGCCGATCCTCGACGGACCGCTGGCCGGTGGCTGGCGGGTGCTGGTCGGTGTTCCGGCCGAGCCCGGGCCGGCGTCCGTCCGGCGTCAGTACCGGCAGCTCGATTCCAGGAAGAGGACGTCATGA
- a CDS encoding sugar phosphate isomerase/epimerase has product MGTLPTLSVQLYSVRRPLAEDLRGTLATLAEIGLTTVEPYDLLTDPIGLRDALADNGLTAPSAHTRMASGTNDLDQVFDAAKTVGVQIVIDPMTDPSRWTTREDISQVAADLNRAGEKAAGYGLTVGYHNHAFEWENKIDGTPALEVFAALLDPTVVLELDTYWAAVGGQDVPAALRRLGDRVQLLHLKDGPINKTNLDQLPLGDGAMPVAEIVAAAEGLKIPVLEFDDYAGDIFDGVRRGFEFARGLGT; this is encoded by the coding sequence ATGGGAACGCTTCCGACGCTGTCGGTGCAGCTGTACTCGGTCCGTCGACCGTTGGCCGAGGACCTTCGTGGCACCCTGGCCACCCTGGCCGAGATCGGGCTGACCACGGTCGAGCCGTACGATCTGCTCACAGATCCGATCGGTCTTCGAGATGCTCTGGCGGACAACGGGTTGACGGCGCCGAGTGCGCACACCCGGATGGCCTCGGGCACCAATGATCTCGATCAGGTCTTCGACGCGGCCAAGACGGTCGGCGTCCAGATCGTCATCGACCCGATGACGGATCCGTCCAGATGGACCACCCGCGAGGACATCTCGCAGGTAGCCGCCGACCTCAACCGGGCCGGCGAGAAGGCCGCCGGCTACGGCCTGACCGTCGGTTACCACAACCACGCGTTCGAGTGGGAGAACAAGATCGACGGGACCCCCGCGCTGGAGGTCTTCGCCGCGTTGCTGGATCCCACCGTCGTGCTCGAACTCGACACCTACTGGGCCGCCGTCGGCGGACAGGACGTGCCCGCCGCGCTGCGCCGGCTCGGTGACCGGGTGCAGCTCCTGCACCTCAAGGACGGTCCGATCAACAAGACGAACCTCGACCAGCTGCCCCTGGGCGACGGCGCGATGCCGGTGGCCGAGATCGTCGCCGCTGCCGAGGGTCTCAAGATTCCGGTGCTCGAGTTCGACGACTATGCCGGCGACATCTTCGACGGTGTGCGACGCGGGTTCGAGTTCGCCAGGGGTCTGGGGACGTGA
- a CDS encoding Gfo/Idh/MocA family protein, with translation MSGSGPLVVGVVGAGKISEQYLANMAQYPDLDVRFVADLFPDLARSRADEFGVAGSGTVEALMARDDVELVVNLTIPLAHAEVASAALASGKHVWNEKPIAAARVDAAGLVAQAAAAGLLIGTAPDTFLGPGLQRTRQMIERGDIGTPLTASMVFQTAGPHSWHPNPEFLYQAGGGPLLDMAPYYLTAMTQIFGPISRVAALGSSAGPTRVIGSGPREGESFDVTVPTHVSALYEFAGGLKAQAVFSFDSALKRVGILEISGTDATIAPPDPNRFTGDIRLITADSPEEQLIPAGDRPAGRGIGAVDMARAIRGGAAYGGHRATGALALHVLEAMFATAESIDSGEFVRVESRFEPIPALPDDWDPTQRTV, from the coding sequence GTGAGCGGCAGCGGACCTCTCGTGGTCGGCGTGGTCGGCGCCGGCAAGATCAGCGAGCAGTATCTTGCGAACATGGCGCAGTATCCGGACCTGGACGTCCGGTTCGTCGCCGACCTCTTCCCCGACCTGGCTCGCTCGCGGGCCGACGAATTCGGGGTGGCCGGGTCCGGCACCGTCGAGGCGTTGATGGCCCGCGACGACGTCGAACTGGTCGTCAACCTGACGATCCCCCTCGCGCATGCCGAGGTCGCGTCGGCTGCGCTGGCCAGCGGAAAGCACGTCTGGAACGAGAAGCCGATTGCCGCGGCCCGCGTCGATGCCGCCGGATTGGTGGCGCAGGCGGCGGCCGCCGGTCTGCTGATCGGAACGGCACCGGACACGTTCCTGGGCCCGGGCCTGCAACGGACCCGTCAGATGATCGAAAGGGGTGACATCGGAACACCTCTGACCGCTTCGATGGTGTTCCAGACCGCCGGTCCGCACAGTTGGCACCCGAACCCGGAATTCCTCTACCAGGCCGGGGGTGGGCCGCTGCTGGACATGGCCCCGTACTACCTCACGGCCATGACGCAGATCTTCGGACCCATCAGCCGGGTGGCGGCGCTCGGTTCGTCGGCCGGTCCGACGCGGGTCATCGGATCCGGACCGCGCGAGGGCGAGTCGTTCGACGTCACGGTCCCGACCCACGTCAGCGCGCTCTACGAATTCGCCGGCGGCCTCAAGGCGCAGGCGGTGTTCAGTTTCGACTCCGCGCTCAAGCGCGTCGGGATCCTCGAGATCAGTGGCACCGACGCCACCATCGCCCCGCCGGACCCCAACCGCTTCACCGGTGACATCCGGCTGATCACCGCCGACTCGCCGGAAGAGCAACTGATCCCGGCCGGTGATCGACCCGCCGGCCGCGGCATCGGAGCGGTCGACATGGCGCGAGCCATCCGCGGTGGTGCCGCCTACGGGGGGCATCGGGCGACCGGAGCATTGGCACTGCACGTCCTGGAGGCGATGTTCGCGACCGCCGAGTCGATCGATTCCGGTGAATTCGTCAGGGTCGAGTCGCGCTTCGAGCCGATCCCGGCACTGCCGGACGACTGGGATCCGACGCAGCGGACGGTGTAG
- a CDS encoding MerR family transcriptional regulator, whose translation MPTNERANENADADDRSRTWKGGALAQSTGLTVRALHHYDHIGLLVPSTRSSAGHRLYTAEDIARLYRISLLRRLGFPLEQIGHVLDDPNWELRPAVQRHLSDTKRRADIATSLSNRLSDMAAELARHDHPSPDQMFGALEEMTMLDSTVHSTIALLVYNDVAAAHEYLVRVFGLTSGEVERNGEGRAVRAEVRAGEQVIWLHPAGEDFKSPRTVGAATSMTMLVVDDVDAHHARSVAAGAVVIEEPVDQNYGVREYGARDPEGQLWFFHSPLD comes from the coding sequence ATGCCCACCAACGAGCGCGCGAACGAGAACGCCGACGCGGACGACCGCAGCCGGACGTGGAAGGGCGGCGCACTGGCGCAGTCGACCGGACTGACGGTCCGTGCCCTGCACCACTACGACCACATCGGGCTGCTCGTCCCCTCGACCCGGAGCTCCGCCGGGCACCGGCTCTACACCGCCGAAGACATCGCGAGGCTGTACCGGATCAGCCTGTTGCGCCGTCTCGGATTTCCGCTGGAGCAGATCGGGCACGTGCTCGACGACCCGAACTGGGAACTGCGCCCTGCCGTCCAGCGGCACCTGAGCGACACGAAGCGCCGCGCGGACATCGCGACCAGCCTCAGCAACCGGCTGTCCGACATGGCCGCCGAGCTGGCGCGCCACGATCACCCATCCCCCGACCAGATGTTCGGGGCTCTCGAGGAGATGACCATGCTCGATTCCACCGTCCACAGCACCATCGCTCTGCTCGTCTACAACGACGTGGCCGCCGCGCACGAGTACCTGGTCAGGGTGTTCGGCCTGACGTCCGGGGAGGTCGAGCGCAATGGCGAGGGCAGGGCGGTCCGCGCCGAGGTCCGCGCCGGCGAACAGGTGATCTGGCTCCACCCGGCCGGCGAGGACTTCAAATCTCCTCGGACTGTCGGCGCCGCAACGAGTATGACGATGCTGGTGGTGGACGACGTGGATGCCCACCACGCCCGGAGCGTGGCCGCCGGGGCCGTCGTCATCGAAGAGCCCGTCGACCAGAACTACGGCGTGCGCGAGTACGGGGCCCGCGATCCGGAGGGTCAGCTCTGGTTCTTCCACTCCCCGCTGGACTGA